The DNA segment actcCAATATTATCGTAGCAACACAATATTATACAAATTAGCCAGTTACTCCGATATCAACTCGTTTATAACGGTGTGGCTTAAGAGAAAAATAAAAGGACTCCCTCCAGACTCCGATATCAACTCGTTTATAATGGTGTGGCTtaagagaaaaataaaaaaagtcactcaagcagcagcagcacttaGTAGTGCAATGTTATACTTGGGCACCATCTGGTGGCACAGCCTCACTTGAAACAAATGTGTTATTTACAATGTCCACATACATGAATTAAAGCATACAAAGTTCATTCTTTGATGAaatcacacacagccagagatATCTTCTTTCCATTGATGTCTGGTAAATTTTCTAATATAATCTCCAATTCGTATATTCCATAATTACATAACATATTTTCTTCCATTCAAGTGATTTAAATCTTTATTCTGTTTTGGATGTACTATTTACTATAAGCAACACAAAATATGAGGAAGAAAATGCATAGAAAAAATTACCCAAAACCAAGTCAACAAACTAATTTAGAAATAAAGCTGAAAAAACACACATAACCAATCACAAAAAACAAGTATCACAGTGCCCTCGACTTCAGTGACCTTAGAGCGGGTATGATGTCATCTAGATGCTGAACATCTGAAAGGGGAGCAAACAGAAGACTTTTATTTCAAGCGTCACTGTCAATCTGACACACCAACATATTCTTAAGGGAGGAGTTTTTAGTGCAACAACTCAGGTACAAATGTGATGTCAAATTGCATGTAGACCTACTCTGCAGGCAAGTTTGATTGTTTCTGATTAAATGCAATCatgccagtgtgtggtgtgggagAGACTTAGTGGGAGAGATTTTCTATTCGTTTCTTTAACACAATCAGTAGCACAGGTCATACTGTCCTTCCGTAATCAAAGTGAATTAATACTGAGGAATACAGTAAAATAATCTTTGGAAAAGGATAACGAATACTATGAAAAAAGAGTATGTACTCTCTACAgattgcgattaacagacaaacGGTAAATCCTTTACTCCCACAGTAGCGGTACAAGCATATACCTAGAGTCTGCAGCAGTTCCATCACCAGAGAGTAGAACGCAGGAAAGAACTCTTCATGTTCCTTAACCTTGGAAATAATGCtggcaaaacacacaaacacttagagATAACTCTTGCAGCAAGTGTCCCATGGAAGGAACTAAAGGACATGATGGATGGTTTATTCTGGTTTGTTTACTGGCCAGCCACGGTTCCAGGAGTTAGCCTGGCCCTGTCTATAAGTGGTTCCAGGAGTTGGCCTGGCCCTGTCTATAAGTGGTTCCAGGAGTTGGCCTGGCCCTGTCTATAAGTGGTTCCAGGAGTTAACATGGTCCTGTCTATAAGTGGTTCCAGCCTGGTCCGTCCCACTACCTTTCAATGTCGCTGGTTCCCAGGAGGTTGTGAAGCTGGTTGTCAGCACAGTCCTCTGGAGAGGAGACCATTCTGGCCACCTGGTTCACTACCTCACTAGGGGGAGCTCTGTCATCTGGAACAAGGCAGAACATCCAGATGGTATAATTATTACTTTTGAGGTGATTAAAGCTAATTTAGTTGGGGTTAATTTGACTACCTATGACTGTTTGATTATGCAGTAGATAGAGTATGTTGTGTTTTTCGCTACCTAGAGCTAGGACGTCCCTCAGGTTCCTCATGGCATTAGTCATCTCCCCCAGGCGGGTGTAGACTTCATTCATGCGAGGGTAGACTCCGCTGAGGGAGGGCGCATCAAACAGCTTCTGGAAGTGGGCCACCATGGACTGGAGGGTGTTCTTGGTTGGGCTACGGAGAACCTTCTAGAAACCATTACAAGGAAAAGCATGAGGCACATCAATATCAAGATCATTGTAAAGAAGAatatagcttttttttttttttgatttatATTAGATTCTATTTTGTGTTTTTACTCATTAGAATACTTGGAAAATAATTACGCAGAGAAGACCAAGCTAGCACTACCTCTTCCCCGTTCAAAGTCTCCTCCAGTAAGGTTTCCACCAGTAACATCAAGTCctccactctcacactttctgaGGGAACACTGTCGTTGCTGCTGGCTGGCTGCCATGGCTGCAGTCTCTGTATCAGTTTGTTAAGTGCGCGGTGCAAGTCCTAGGCAAACATGccgacacaaaaaacacacaaaacacaaatacGGTAACCGAAGCAGAAGAGAAAGTGTTCCTTTCTATTTCAACCCTGCAGTCTGAGGGTCCCCAAACAGGTGCTCACCTTCAACGAGCCCAGCTGCTCCGCCCACATCTGCAGCGTGGGGAGGAGCCTGTTGAAGGCGAGCGTCTCTGAGCTCTCATTGGGCCTCTGTCTGAGCAGCCTCAGGGGGGCCCCGGGGCCAGACACCACCTCGCTGATGTCCCCCAGCATCTGATCAGGAACCACAATTTACAGTCTATTTCGAATGGCGTCAAAAAATCGTGGCAGGTGTAAAAGACCCTCTTAGAGGAGTGGGACTGAGCCACGACTACACGCGTACAGATACCTTGAGATATCTGCGAGCCGCACTGGGTTCTGAGGCTTGGGTGGTCGACCCCTCCAAGATGCTCATCTCAGTACTGTCCTGTTCCTTAGATCCCTCAGCGGACCTTCACCACACCGAGCAGGAAAAACAAGGATGAGGACCAGTACGTTGACACTACAGTTGAATAATACAGTATCAATATGAAATGAGGAAGTCAGGCTTTAAAGGCTGGAGAGAGTTCCGGAATATTTCCCTGCATGTCACTAGAAATGTTTCAGTGTGTTTTGTTAACGACCTGGTGTTGTTCTGCTTGATGATCCGGTCCATACGACGCAGCTGATGTTTATAGgccttcagctccttcaccgTGGGCCTGGGAAACAGATGGGCACAATCAAATTCTATTTATCTATGATGGGATTGGCCAACAAGAATCTATTACTATGGACGGCCTGATCCAACTAACCTTTCCATAGTGCAGTAGAAGCCCTAGGCTTAGAATAAGGAGGACAGCTAAATCTACTGTTAACTTCAACAGACGGTACCTTGATTCCAAATCTTGTTTCAGCTGCTGAACTTGGTTCTTGAGTTCCTCCCTCTGTGCTTTGATCTCCTTCAGCTGTTCCTGGTAGGACTGAAGAGGGAATGGCAAAATGACCGCTTAACAGGCTATATTGACAAGTGTCAAGTAATTGCGAGCTGTTCGCACTGTACACTCACCTTTATTAGAGATTTGTGGTTGGATAAGGAGACCATTGGGGTGCCATTcctgctctgtgattggtcagatgACTGAAAACTCTCATCTGAATTGTCTTTGAAGGCCCTGTGGGATGTAAAGGGAGGGGAAATGATAGGAAATAAGATTAGCATAAACTTAAAGGAAAGAATGTGGCGCATTATTATTCAAAACTACGGGAAACACCATTTTTCCCTTAAGGCTTTACCTTAGCTCATCACGTAACTGCTGCATTTGAGCTTCATAAACGTCAATCACGTCCAATACCCTGTGAGAAACAAGAGCTGGAGCTCCTTACATCCAAACAACAACAGACCAGAAGACAATTCGAGTGAAATATCATATCACTGTGGTTACTGTAGATCCTGATATACGTTTGTAGACATGAGGGAGGATCTTACTGCTGGTCCACCGGGGAGTGTGGCCGGGCAGACCTCTCGTGGATCTGCTGGAAGACCTGGTTCTGCCTCGCAAtccgtccctcctcctctttgatGGCGAAGTAGAGCTTCCTCTGCAGTTGAGACGCGACAGCTTTCTCCTCAGACAGCTTCTGTTCCAGGGCTTGGTGTTGCTTCTGGAAAGCACAGACACAAGTTTCAAGACCATTATTTGTAGATTCAAGAATTCTGAATGGAAGGCAGTAGATTATCATGGTCATTGATCATTTTAGACAGAAGGAGACAAGCATTGACAGAGGCAAAAGACAACCATCATTTATGAATTCCAAGTTGATAAATGGTCATTCCTTCAGAAAAGGACCATCTCTGGATGTTTTCAGGGCACCTGCATATCTTTCTTGTCCTGCTGTAGCTGGTGCACGAGGCCGTGCTGCTGGGCAGCCTTGCTGATGTAGCTGTCCTCCAGGTGCTGCACCTTGCCCTTCACCCCGGCCAGGACTCCCTCCAGCTCCGCCGCCCTCTGGGACTGGCGGGCAGCTCGGCTCAGGTGCTGCTGGGCGTCCTCTCTGGAGACCATTCAAAAGGTGCACGTGATGGGAATTTGAGAGAGGTAATTTTCAAACACTATGGCCCACCCTAGCAATTGTATTCGTCTTGGTTCAATTGTGTTATCATTCTTATAGTATTGTCAAGTTGACAAGAAACACAGGGCATCTTACAGCCTTACTTAGCTTACTAGACTAATTAAAAAGGGACAATGCATAGATAAACACTATGAATGTGCTAATGATCCTCAATTCCTTTGCATTTCACAGAGTGGGTATATGTTCTCTGCTGTGATGGCGATGGATGGCAGGTGTCGTCCCTCCATCATGCCCCAGCAGGCaagagagagcaggcagggtgAAACCCGGCCTGGCTGGGAAACCATCCCCAGAGGTCTTACCATACCGATACTCAACCTACACTGCAGCGTGACAGCAGGTGGTCGGCACGAAATAGAGCCTACATTATTAAGCAGGTGGATCAGCCCCACGCACCTGAGCTGGCAATCGATATTTCagaatttgtttatttattaatttggATTAATGTATTAATTATCCTTTTTTTCCTTTGATTTAGAAGCCTTAAAGATGATGGGGTGgaataatgttttttatttattgatttatttaatCACATCCTTCACGGTTGTTTAGGCTCCTTACTTGAGTTGGTTATTAGACTGGATGAGCTCCTGAATCAAGGCCTGTCTTCTCTCGGAGTCTGTCAGCATGGTCCTCAGCATGGTCCTGACGTCTCCAGCGGAACTCTTCTCCAGAAGAACCAAATCTGAGATGTCGAGTCACAGACATTTATTACCAAATGTGCTCAGTGAGACAGCTCATTCATACTGAGGGTAATGGGAACATGAGAGCATGTGTAAGCCAGGCATTGTATGGCCGCTTAAGGCTAGGCTAATTACATAGAGTGGAGAGGATGAGCGCTcacttaaaaaaatacaatgaaCACTGAGGGCCATGGCATTACCCaggtaataaaaataaatgtatttaaccTGCATTGTTTTTGGCCTAAACACCATAAATTCCTTAATTAAAACACTGAAtggaaaaaaaatctgtttattCAATTTGTATGTCGATTGTGTATCAAGTGACAGACTTTTTACTATCCATTGTGAGGGAATGGAACTGTAATGAGTGAACCAGGCAAATACAAAAGCATGCAGTGGTGCACAATAGGCCTACGGTTTAGTGTAATTCCATTCCATTATTTTGTAAAAGCTAAAATCAGCTTTAGCTGTTAGCTTACCTGACTGATTCTTATTCTCAATGGGATCAGCAAAGTGGACTGGCTTAAATCCATGATGCTGGAGAAGTTTGTTCACAGAATCCCACTCAGTTTGCTCCAGCTGCACAGACCAAAAACACAAAATAGTACAACACGACCTCACACAATCCATGAAAATACACAATAGAAGAGAACTTTCAGATTAACAGTCGGTCTATAAGGATTCTTGACGTCTACCTGAAACTGGCTGTAGGTCCATAGATAGACATATGTCTTGTCTCTTGACTGAAATGCAGAATTACTTTTCCCGTCCATCTTCTTTCTTACTAGTGACATTTCTTAAACATAATTTGTCCTAATGATAGAACTGAGTGCTGAACGTGTTAGATTTGCTGTATGGCTCAAGTTATATCATACTGTAAGCCAGTGAGCGTGTCAGTCTTTAACTTTCAGTGCTGTCAATCCTAAACCCATGATGACAGCACCGACCAGTCGGAGCTCAAATTACTGGCTAGCTAGGCTATGCTGTCATGCTACTCAGTACGAAAACACACAGCCCCCAACACAGTTATCCTATAATCTACCTTTCCTGCCAACGTTATCTGAAGACTTAATGTGGCTCATCAACATTTTATCCACTTACTGTACCAGTActcttgcaaacacacacacgtaccttgTCCATCTCTGTCCAGGACGGATAAATAACACCGTTTTGCTACCGTGCACACGGCTCTTGGCTGTTAACTTGCTGAAATCGAAAAAATAAAGACGGTTGCTCGCACCAGCTACAGTAATACAGTTCTTCTAGCACTAGTATAATTCATCTAGtccaccacaccacacagtgCCAGTGGCTTGCTGTGAAGTCAGTGCGATCCATGTGAAGTGTTATTGTGTTCACTGgcaacaaagctagcaagctactAGTACTATACTGTACTCAAGTACAAAACAATGCTGATACAGTTGAACTTGAAAAATATGATAATGCAAAGCGCCGGTTTTCCTAGCTTGCTAGCGTTCAGTTTACGAGGCAGCGTTCATATCGCTACAGTAGTTAGCATAGCTAGCGATATCTAGCAACGTATTGTTGAGTAGTTGCTAGTTGTCAAGTTTCAAATGCGCCGCGACTTCCGTCCCTTCTTCAGCAATAACTAGAGGCGGATCCCAACCAGCGGTTCATTACTGTCACCTACCGGTGTGGGTTGGGAATAACACGCTTAcattagaaaaagaaaaaaagagtagTAGAGTAGTACTGAAACAAATACCACAAAAAAACGACACTGTATCTGGTAATTCAAGGAAGTGTATTGGTTAAATGTTCTATTTGAATAAACATGGACCCACTAATGTGAATAGGATATCCCTGCTCCCCAGTTAGACAGATTGAGCAGTAGTATTAATGCCTACAGAGTGGGTCAGTAGGCCAGTTGAGGCTATGAAAAACTCCAGAAAACCATACAAACATTTAAACAAATTCAAAAGTTTTATTCAAGTACTGTAAGATAATACCAATTTGATGCACATGATATTCTTTGCTTTCGTCAGTTGTTACAATGTTAAGCAAAACACTAACTGTGTATATAGTATTAAAGAAAACATATATGGTACCTTCAGACGTTAATGTTTTATATCAGTAATTAGGCAGTGGCATATAACTTTCTGATTACATGTGCTTGGTGTAAATAAAAACAAGACTAGTTCATGTTGGTAACTGTGAACCGTAAGTTGTAGCAATAAGGTCCCAACTGAACACCCTTAAAGTgtacctcctccttccccttccttTCTGATCTGACACAAGTAGAGTAGTAACAGGAGCACAGGTTTTCACCCATCCAATGTTCGATAACAGAATACCCCGAGGAAAGGGGGAGCAGGAAGTATTTTAGTATTCAGAATGGACTTTAAGATTTGGCAACATGTTTTGGGGCAAAAATGCTAATGGTATTCTACAGTTGGAACGTCTCTGAATAGGACGTTTTTTCCATAGTCATGTTCCAGCTATGTCCTCTTCACAGTAGCAGGCATTTGCATTTAACAGTCTTCTCCGGTTTTCTCTCgccaaacagggaggtggcCGTCGACTGGACCAATTTCCAGAAGTCCTCAAAGGAGATGTTCTGGCCGTTCTCCACCCCCATCTGCTGTAGGATCGGACTCAAACCTTGTTCATTGCCTGTCTACAAAAGAGTGTACGAAAGAGGGTTGTTTTATGTGCTTTTATTTTAGTATTCAGCCCACTtatttgaatatatatatactagtcGTGTATGCTAAATTTGATAAGCTACCATTAAAATTCATTTAAAAATGCCAGTCGGTTGACCCCCATATTACACATACACATTAAACTGATCTGAGAAGATGCTATAACCTTAAGCAAATAAAGTACAGGCTACAAGCCTGAAGGGCAAGGTATTATTGAGGTCTTCTTGATATCAAATTCAAACCTTTACTAAGTTAGGCAGCTGTGTGGAGACCAGGGTCTGAAACTCCTCCGTGTTTAGTGTGGGCTCTTTGTTAGCTGAAGCATCGTGGAACTTCGTGACCAGGTTATATAGTGCTGACTCGAGATCTGAGTACTgagggagttagagagagggacaatACAAACAAATGTCAGTACTATACCTTTTTATGGATGCGTTTACAATATGTATCACACAGTCATCAATGTTCGTAAGTTAATCTTTTGCGCAGACACATAACCTTTTTGCAGTATTTGAAGTCAAAATATGATATTACACAATGTTTAACAGAGAACAATAGCTTTCTATGGCCACGCCCTAAAACATAGACTTTAAGTGCTTTATCCTATTCGGAAGTTGTTTGAATCTCTTTGCCACATTATttcacataggcctacacaagCCATGTTAGAATTTTCTGAAAACGTGTTAACAGTAGGCCTATTTTTTTCACTGAAGTTGTTACACCCAACAAAGATATGTTTTGCATAGTTATCTTTGATGGAGGTAAAATGCTACATAAACGAAGGGGAAAATCgctttatttattgatttatacAAACACTTTAAAAACAAAACGTTAAACCACGGGAGAGCACACCTGAGAAAGGCCAATTGCATTTCAGAAACCCCTATGTCACTGCCTGTGGGAGGCACCTGTATGTGTCAGTTACGCTAATGTTGACACAATGGCACCTTCTATATTGACTATCTGGGTGTTGGCCTTTGCCTAGAAACAACGCCTTGCTTTTTTCTCTGAAGACTTCGTATAGTTCCCATGAAAAGTGATCCAAATTTTTGTTATGATTCAAAACTAAACAGGTAGACTGATAACGCATAAACAGAATTCTAATCAATGCATGACCTGGTATAATGAGCCCCATTCGTTTTCTTGACATGTAAATCAGTGCTCTATATTGACACACTTCTATTTTCCATGACAGGGGCACATTCTGGCCCTGGCGAGCATGGAATGCGCGCTGATTGATTCCCCGTGCTTTCCATTAAAGTGCGCTTACTCTGGAGATTCTTGAAATCTAGATTTAATACCCCAGATTGACTACAGAAAACCACAGAGTGCTGCCCTGTCATTATCTTGGTAGTACAGACGTGGGCCAAATACTtgtaaaaagaagaaaaacaagttATTTGTCGAAATCGATTTTTTTTTCTAAAGTCTCTGCAACACGTCAGTTTGAATTTAATCTACATAcgtttttattaactgtaaccCGATGCGAATAGAGATTGTTTAAACTGGAGCAAAAGACTGAGTTGCTTTGGCACCAACACCTTTCGCGTAAATCGCGCACTATAATCGAAAGAACAATGCGCAACAATTTGGATGTGCCAAACCCAAAGACGCCCTTTCCTATCTTGTTTCTGTTCTGGGATTGTGGATCTCACATTACCGTGACAAAATAGCAATATACTTTAACTGAGCAAAGACTGACCATCTAACGTAGAAAGACATAGTTCAAAAAGTTACATACCTTTTCCGCCATTTGGAGTTCGTTAATGTCACCAGTTTTTGAGGAAACAAACGGGACTAGATGACTGTGATGAAACTTTTCTTCCTCAACGTTCCATTGCTCTCCTGGCAGCAAACTCGTATCCTCCCACTCGGGAAAAAACACAACTGATTCCACCTTCCGTGTTAGACAAGGTTTGGGGAGGCGATATGCACGTAAAAAAGTGTTGAAATTCAATGCTTGgaatgtaggcctacatcaGTGTGGCAGAGGAGGCGGAGACGTACAGTAGTATTGCAGTTGTAGTCTTTagtgtattattataattttttttacttttcgcAGTTTTACATACCAATGCTCTTTttcgtgtgtgtgcagggatggGATTGTCATCCTACGCAGGTTgaatttgtatatatatttgcTTCTGGAAAAGTTTTCCAAAGTCTTCTGCCAAAAACTCCATCAACCATGAGACAAAAGCTTACCAGCTCTGTAGATAGTGAAGCCATTGATCTTCAGAACTGTCATCAGCTGTGGGTTTGACAGGCCCCCTGCTGAAGGTTCATACTCCACCTTCCAACCACACCAGAGAGGAAATGTCATGGACATTTCATCAAAGTCAAACAATAGTACTCCAAACTCTAGATCCAATTTGGAGCACGTTTCAAATCCAACTGCTGTCTGTCAGACACCCATTCAGTTGATGTTGACAAGAACAAAAGAATTGGGCAACACACAGTAGTGCCTGCTTCAATGGAAAAATTCCTGTTTTAATGATGATGTTTACAACATGCACTGACTATTGCAGTGTAGCAGAATGCTACCACTCCAGTTTAGAGGTCCTGTAACCCTTTTTGTCTTTCACTGGATAGAATTAATGGTCTGGATCAACTGTTGGAGTAGGACCGGCTGGGGCCGTCGCTCTGGTGGTATTCCTGACACAGGGCACGGTTGCGGTCATGGTCAGACTGTGGACTGTGACCGTCTGTAGTGGTTCCTCTCTGGAGTGGTTGCTGGCATCCGAAGAGAGGGACTGAAACAAAGTGTCACTGTCTGAAGAGTCACTTTCTGAAGCCTGACGACTGACTCCTCCAGTGAAATAGATGTCTGAGAAAGTGGCTGGATTCGAGTTGTGGACGTATTTGCGTCTGGGGTCATAGTGCCTGGGGTCAGAGTCTTCTGAGTCAGAGCGATCCTGGTAACTCATGTCGGGCTCACTACAGGGCGACAGGGTACAATTGACCGTATGCCAATGGTCTTGTTAGTTTTCGGTTTTGTGAGTAAAGGAGAGTTTGGTCACCTGGTGATTATGGATGCTACAGATGACAGGCATGGTGTAGGTTATGATAATGATGACGCTGTTGATCCACATCTTACCTGACGTCCGGTTCGCTGAATGGACTGACGTGACCGCTGCCGTCACTGTCCCCCTCGTGTCCTGGTGTCACGGCGCTGCCCGTCCTCTGGTACAGCACCCTGCTCCCCCCAGGGACTGGGGACAGTCTCGGCATCTCCGCCCACGACCGGCGGCGTATCTCCATGGAGATGGTCCTCTTCATCAGCTTGCGCGCACGCCGCTCGGTGATGTGGGGCGAGGCCAGGGCGGCGGTCCACAGGCTCACGTGCTCATCGTCACTGGAATCCCTGCAACAGCAGGCCCATGACGAGGGACTTTTGTCAGGATGGGAAATTCggtttgtgattgaatcagGAATACCCTTAGAGCTGGCGGATCAGTAAGAACGTGTTTAAGACTTACAGCTCCTCTTCACAGTCTTCCTGGAAGGTCAGAGGCCCCATGCACACTGCACAGATGTTGTTCATGCTCCGGAAACACTGCCGACAGTACAAACCTGTTGCACATTTAAAGGGAGGGTTCAGGGTTCAACATGATGAACATTTGGTTGAACAGTTTTGcaaaaaaagattttaaaaaGTAAATGCGGTGTGATTGGCAAGAAAACATGCAGCCACAGACCGAACAGAATGGGAGATTTGAGAACTTTTTTTCCATATACTGTTGCATTTGACACTGGAAAATGTCTTAGGATCGGCCGTATTGGCATTCGTTGTCAAATATGGTGTGAAACTTCAGAAAGAAAACGACaacgaaagaaaaaataaacattgaATGAAACGTAAGAAAGGTGTAGTCATTAACGCTAAAGTGTGAGACTGAAAAACATAAAAAGCTCCCTTCCAGGTCAGACTGCCATCTACCTGCTGAGTCAACATTTGTCAGGAGGAAACGCCCCAAAAGTACACAGTCTCAACCTGCCCCTCGAACACATTAATACAAGTTTATGAGACAACCGGTTAAAGTGTTCTACAATATCTAAACATTGGCAAGTGGGGCATTTGCGTTTACATTCTACATTGCCAACTTCTACACCTGTTTTCTAGACACAGATACATCTCAATATTTAATGAATACCTTCCTGCGGGAAAAGGTGATGACTAGACTGGTCTAGTCTCTAAACTGTAACTCCAGTTTGAGTGCCCTCTGTAGATGAACAGCCATGCTTACATAGAAAATGGCATACAGTTGGAGCTGAGCTGAGTGTTTAGGCCATGTTCCCTCCTATGAGAGCTACCAAAGACCTGGGTAGCAAGACTTCCAGTTGCGCATTTCAAAACAAAGTCCTGATAGAAGGGGTGCCCTTTCCTGGCTTGCTTCTGTCCTCTCCACTATTACATGAGTCATGACAACCATGTGACCTACCTTTACACTGTGGAGTGGAACAGGTGACCATGTGGGAGTCATCccggccctcccctcccctgccacaTGCCATGCAGGAGACAGACGACACACCCAGGAGCTCAGCCAGGAAGGATCCTCCAGGAACCCTGGATTAGACAGCCACCGACACACAGCTGACGTCAGTGGGGCTGGGCTGATCCAGGTCCCTTTATACAATACAAATATCTATACACGGTATGGCAGGGATGGATTCTAGCAAACGCGATCTATAGCACATGCTCTACGTAACTTTGCAATGAAATCGAGCATTTCCGTGGTAAAACTGCTAGCCTTCATTATGAATGAGTGAGGAGACTGGACTGTGAACACTTGTGTGAAGCAACTCCACCCCTCGCTTCCAGCCCACACGGCCCTTTGTACCGTAGCATGAGCGTGTGCAGGAGACCGGCCCCGGCCCCGTCTGCCTTGCTCCGGGCCACAGAGCTCAGGAGAGCTTTACACAGGGACACGCGCTGACTCAAGATACGACCGTGGAGGAGCCGAACTCTCTCCTGGAAACACAGAGGGCAGGGACAGCCGTTAGGTCAGAGGGGAAGAATGGAGGCTAAGTAGCGTTGCCTTGTTTACATTGTTTGTGAAAAAAGGGAGTGTTTTACTGGCGTGAGATTAAGACTTTATAGGTCTGAGGAGGAATTATCTTTGACACACTGACAGAGATAAATGCAGGCTGATGAACATACCATGTGGTCCATTTAGCCAGAGGGCTTTCGGCTCCAGACTGGTTTACGTGTCATATGCATGAAGGTTACAGGAAACAATCAGAACCAAATGTTTGAATATCTTTGGTTTTATCCACACAGCAAAACACTACAGGTGAAAACGGATTTCCGCACCAAAAGCTGCGGAAGCTAAACAAAGAAACGACTGACACACAGTCAATTcctcaagaaacacacacaggtagcaaCGTGTCAATCAAGTATCATACTTTTTGTCAAGGAAGTTTCGATGTAACTTCACATTCCGCAGGTAGTTTGTGGGGTTGTTGTTTTGAGTAAGATTTGGCAACACGGATCTTGCAATGTTGGCACAGATCTTCCCATTGACAGCAAAATGACACATACTTTGTCACTAAGCAAACCATGCCTCCACAAGTCAAATTATTTCCAAATGAAGAGGCTTTCATGTCAACTTcacgtaaaaaaataaatactggATAAACCGGAACCATTTTAATTGTGTTCCCCTAGTGGTTCAGTATGTTGTGCTATTTTCCGAATGTTCCCCTGTCCTACAGGGACACACAAAAATACTGGTGTTCTCGGCTCAAACTTTTCCAAATAAATAAACCAAGTACGCAAAGCTATGTTGTCTAAAACAACCCCTGTTAAATAAACCACATTCCCCTGTCAGCATTTGTGTTCCAGGATCCCGTCCTCTGGCCATAAACATGTC comes from the Osmerus eperlanus chromosome 7, fOsmEpe2.1, whole genome shotgun sequence genome and includes:
- the cep70 gene encoding centrosomal protein of 70 kDa isoform X2, with the translated sequence MDKLEQTEWDSVNKLLQHHGFKPVHFADPIENKNQSDLVLLEKSSAGDVRTMLRTMLTDSERRQALIQELIQSNNQLKEDAQQHLSRAARQSQRAAELEGVLAGVKGKVQHLEDSYISKAAQQHGLVHQLQQDKKDMQKQHQALEQKLSEEKAVASQLQRKLYFAIKEEEGRIARQNQVFQQIHERSARPHSPVDQQVLDVIDVYEAQMQQLRDELRAFKDNSDESFQSSDQSQSRNGTPMVSLSNHKSLIKSYQEQLKEIKAQREELKNQVQQLKQDLESRPTVKELKAYKHQLRRMDRIIKQNNTRSAEGSKEQDSTEMSILEGSTTQASEPSAARRYLKMLGDISEVVSGPGAPLRLLRQRPNESSETLAFNRLLPTLQMWAEQLGSLKDLHRALNKLIQRLQPWQPASSNDSVPSESVRVEDLMLLVETLLEETLNGEEKVLRSPTKNTLQSMVAHFQKLFDAPSLSGVYPRMNEVYTRLGEMTNAMRNLRDVLALDDRAPPSEVVNQVARMVSSPEDCADNQLHNLLGTSDIESIISKVKEHEEFFPAFYSLVMELLQTLDVQHLDDIIPALRSLKSRAL
- the cep70 gene encoding centrosomal protein of 70 kDa isoform X1, with translation MSLVRKKMDGKSNSAFQSRDKTYVYLWTYSQFQLEQTEWDSVNKLLQHHGFKPVHFADPIENKNQSDLVLLEKSSAGDVRTMLRTMLTDSERRQALIQELIQSNNQLKEDAQQHLSRAARQSQRAAELEGVLAGVKGKVQHLEDSYISKAAQQHGLVHQLQQDKKDMQKQHQALEQKLSEEKAVASQLQRKLYFAIKEEEGRIARQNQVFQQIHERSARPHSPVDQQVLDVIDVYEAQMQQLRDELRAFKDNSDESFQSSDQSQSRNGTPMVSLSNHKSLIKSYQEQLKEIKAQREELKNQVQQLKQDLESRPTVKELKAYKHQLRRMDRIIKQNNTRSAEGSKEQDSTEMSILEGSTTQASEPSAARRYLKMLGDISEVVSGPGAPLRLLRQRPNESSETLAFNRLLPTLQMWAEQLGSLKDLHRALNKLIQRLQPWQPASSNDSVPSESVRVEDLMLLVETLLEETLNGEEKVLRSPTKNTLQSMVAHFQKLFDAPSLSGVYPRMNEVYTRLGEMTNAMRNLRDVLALDDRAPPSEVVNQVARMVSSPEDCADNQLHNLLGTSDIESIISKVKEHEEFFPAFYSLVMELLQTLDVQHLDDIIPALRSLKSRAL
- the s100v2 gene encoding S100 calcium binding protein V2, whose amino-acid sequence is MAEKYSDLESALYNLVTKFHDASANKEPTLNTEEFQTLVSTQLPNLVKTGNEQGLSPILQQMGVENGQNISFEDFWKLVQSTATSLFGERKPEKTVKCKCLLL